From the genome of Papaver somniferum cultivar HN1 chromosome 2, ASM357369v1, whole genome shotgun sequence, one region includes:
- the LOC113353291 gene encoding uncharacterized protein LOC113353291 — protein sequence MDMNALNNKNIKALHMLTPKQRDNFHIDSSRFKKPEKIHKEWLKERVSALMVVATLIAGIAFQAAINPPGGVFQDDSYINSRENPFTFTYYLGSVDGSPMSKFGKYLSSLINPKPNDTRTTVNAQKYTTQSQNSTMIMKTATFVRHLLDTLKNGSYASGNSCVESKSPGIVLEHEKWKPILSEHDRTANFTPYLIRYAGTPILAYAHPRIYFVYIICNAIAFLISVSIIMIVISGPVYEHSIHQQVKVLAWMLFFSITVWIGSYISVFISMSPPFYKNSSILSKSSYWCLIILSAFIVGYLICQKLKYWKQMVMLHILKKEVLIDQLHKEKNELFERILRPFVFRYLAVFYLFGLSPFLLYTIFD from the coding sequence ATGGACATGAATGCCTtgaacaacaaaaacatcaaagcaCTCCATATGTTAACACCAAAACAAAGAGATAATTTTCATATTGATTCCTCTCGTTTTAAGAAgccagagaaaatacataaagaaTGGTTGAAAGAGAGAGTGAGTGCGTTAATGGTGGTTGCGACATTAATTGCAGGAATCGCTTTTCAAGCAGCTATAAATCCGCCAGGTGGTGTATTTCAAGACGACTCTTATATTAATTCTCGTGAAAATCCTTTTACTTTTACTTATTATCTGGGGTCTGTGGATGGCTCCCCCATGTCTAAGTTTGGTAAATATCTAAGTAGCCTTATTAACCCGAAGCCAAATGATACACGTACTACGGTTAATGCACAAAAATACACCACCCAGAGCCAGAATTCCACAATGATTATGAAAACCGCCACTTTTGTTAGGCATCTGTTAGATACACTGAAAAATGGTTCTTATGCTTCTGGTAATTCTTGTGTGGAGAGCAAATCACCTGGTATTGTTTTGGAACATGAAAAGTGGAAACCAATCCTTTCCGAGCATGACCGTACTGCAAATTTTACCCCGTATCTCATACGTTATGCTGGGACACCAATACTGGCTTATGCACACCCCAGAATTTACTTTGTCTACATAATATGTAATGCAATTGCATTCTTAATTTCTGTAAGCATAATCATGATAGTCATAAGTGGGCCTGTGTACGAACATTCTATACATCAACAGGTTAAAGTTCTTGCGTGGATGTTGTTCTTTTCAATCACCGTATGGATCGGGAGTTACATATCTGTATTCATAAGCATGTCTCCTCCTTTTTACAAAAATTCGAGTATTTTATCAAAGTCATCCTACTGGTGCCTTATAATCCTGTCAGCTTTCATAGTTGGGTATCTGATCTGCCAGAAGTTGAAGTATTGGAAGCAAATGGTGATGTTGCACATTTTGAAGAAAGAAGTGTTAATAGATCAGTTACATAAAGAGAAGAATGAATTATTTGAACGCATCTTGAGACCATTTGTGTTTAGGTATCTGGCGGTCTTTTATTTGTTTGGGCTCTCCCCATTTCTCTTGTATACTATATTTGATTAG
- the LOC113351029 gene encoding ankyrin repeat-containing protein BDA1-like: MVTALTDELYGISLRGDVSELTKWREKNPNLPLNPKFTAHLRTPLHIAAMCGHVKFAEELCRLDRKLAKEKDTHDYTPLHLASERPSVCMVKKLLDVDTGVCMDKDEDGRTPIYLAAMEDRYKIIEALIKMKPEAIHIRYAQNETILHLCVEHDSLKSLKLLLVKDLPHGDAQSMNMDVISINS; encoded by the coding sequence ATGGTTACAGCCCTTACGGATGAACTTTATGGAATTTCATTGAGAGGTGATGTTAGCGAGCTTACAAAGTGGCGAGAGAAAAACCCAAACCTTCCTCTTAACCCAAAATTTACAGCTCATCTTAGAACTCCTTTACATATAGCAGCTATGTGCGGCCATGTCAAGTTTGCAGAAGAACTTTGTCGTCTTGACAGGAAACTCGCGAAGGAGAAAGACACGCATGATTACACTCCTCTTCACTTGGCTTCTGAAAGACCAAGCGTATGTATGGTGAAAAAGTTGTTAGATGTCGATACGGGAGTTTGTATGGATAAAGATGAAGATGGACGAACACCTATATATTTAGCAGCAATGGAAGACCGATATAAGATCATAGAGGCGTTAATCAAGATGAAGCCTGAAGCAATTCACATTCGTTATGCTCAAAATGAGACGATACTGCACCTCTGCGTCGAACATGACAGTTTGAAGTCCCTAAAATTGTTATTGGTAAAGGACTTGCCACATGGGGATGCACAGTCTATGAACATGGATGTTATATCTATCAACTCCTGA
- the LOC113353293 gene encoding uncharacterized protein LOC113353293, translating to MLEESVWATMNSWCTPTVLFLLMNVMIGVVAVASGFVTPAKPQQKQAEDEKRLHPQLVRSPSRLERLKSMNFYRFRSEDHNPFNSITTTIKPESTTETTHHVTEHNSSDDHQTHEDDQSSEANDVVPERDLDEIYHNHVHVQRTTSDTKPAYGVIPMKLPKKMKKSASVKSAFSHFEEEDIVQTPKRPSTVKEGKKKCNDLQSFGDDEEVDAKADDFINRFKQQLKLQRLDSILRYKETIKRG from the coding sequence ATGCTTGAAGAATCAGTATGGGCTACAATGAATAGTTGGTGTACACCCACTGTCTTGTTCTTACTGATGAATGTAATGATTGGAGTAGTAGCAGTTGCATCTGGTTTTGTAACTCCTGCTAAACCTCAACAGaaacaagcagaagatgaaaaaCGTCTTCATCCACAGCTAGTTAGATCACCATCAAGATTAGAGAGACTGAAATCTATGAATTTCTACAGATTTAGATCTGAAGATCACAACCCATTTAACTCCATTACTACAACAATCAAACCAGAATCAACAACAGAAACAACCCACCATGTTACTGAACACAACTCATCAGATGATCATCAAACCCATGAAGATGATCAATCATCTGAAGCAAATGATGTGGTACCAGAAAGAGATTTAGACGAAATCTATCATAACCATGTTCATGTGCAGAGAACAACATCTGATACAAAACCAGCTTATGGGGTTATACCAATGAAATtaccaaagaagatgaagaaatcagCTAGTGTGAAATCTGCTTTTTCACATTTTGAAGAAGAGGATATTGTTCAAACTCCTAAAAGACCATCAACTGTGAAAGAAGGGAAAAAAAAGTGTAATGATTTGCAGAGTTTCGgtgatgatgaagaagttgatgctaAAGCTGATGATTTTATTAATAGGTTTAAGCAACAGCTGAAGTTACAGAGACTTGATTCTATCTTGCGTTATAAAGAAACCATCAAGAGAGGTTGA
- the LOC113351030 gene encoding ankyrin repeat-containing protein BDA1-like: MCGHVKFAGELLSKNIELAMEKDSYGFTPLHLASARQCPSMVKKLLGSNQDACLERDNEGRTPLHFAAMKDRVKIIKELIKQKPEAIHIRNHKEETIFHFCVKHDSLNALKLLVEEMPSIDEPTDTDMIALSINSKNSDGNTILHLAAKMKQMKSKNIDIKTDIRNNKGVKALHMFSKAERDDLEIGCYNKKKKTNPSDSDQKWMLEKVNALMVVATLVAGIAFTAAMNPPGGVFQEDSKIKASENPVIFTYYLRSVASPPNLVALADI, translated from the exons ATGTGTGGCCATGTCAAGTTTGCAGGAGAACTTTTGAGTAAAAACATAGAACTCGCAATGGAGAAAGACTCGTATGGGTTTACTCCTCTTCACCTGGCTTCTGCGAGGCAATGCCCGTCTATGGTGAAGAAGTTGTTAGGGTCCAACCAAGACGCTTGTTTGGAACGAGATAATGAAGGGCGAACACCTCTACATTTCGCAGCAATGAAAGACAGGGTCAAAATTATAAAGGAGTTGATTAAGCAGAAACCTGAAGCAATCCACATCCGAAATCATAAAGAAGAGACCATATTTCACTTTTGCGTCAAACATGACAGTTTAAACGCCTTAAAATTGTTGGTAGAGGAAATGCCATCAATTGATGAACCAACTGATACGGACATGATTGCTCTATCTATCAACTCCAAAAACTCTGATGGCAACACAATTTTGCACCTTGCTGCTAAAATGAAGCAAATGAAG AGTAAGAACATCGATATCAAAACGGATATTCGAAACAATAAGGGCGTCAAAGCACTACATATGTTTTCAAAGGCAGAAAGAGATGATCTTGAAATTGGTTGCtataacaagaagaagaaaacaaatccaTCTGATTCTGATCAGAAGTGGATGCTAGAGAAAGTGAATGCGTTAATGGTGGTTGCAACATTGGTAGCAGGAATCGCCTTCACTGCCGCTATGAATCCACCTGGTGGTGTttttcaagaagactccaaaatcaAGGCTAGTGAAAATCCTGTTATTTTTACTTATTATCTAAGGTCCGTGGCTAGTCCACCAAATCTAGTCGCTTTGGCAGATATCTAG